Within Agarivorans litoreus, the genomic segment TATGGCTAAGGATGGCCCTATCACTGACCAAATTGCGCTGGTGATTTCTGATATCGAAATGCCAGAAATGGACGGTTACACTTTAACCGCGGAAGTACGTTCAAACCCTGATTTAAAAGGTTTACACATAATTTTACATACCTCACTAAGTGGTGTATTTAACCAAGCTATGGTAAATAAAGTTGGCGCTAACGCTTTTATTGCCAAATTTAATCCAGATGAACTAGCAGCCGCTGTTCGTCAATCTTTATAGAGTGTGGATGCATTTGTGAGAACCATAACAGATGACGTGTATAAGCAGTTTTGCGGCTTTCTAGAAAAGCAGTGCGGAATTGTATTAGGTGACAATAAACAATACTTAGTAAAGAGCCGTTTATCTCCATTAATGGCTCAGTATTCTGTAGCAAGCCTGACCGAGTTAGTACAAAAAGCTATGAGCTTGCGGGAGCGTGAGTTACGAGCAGCGGTAGTTGATGCGATGACAACTAACGAGACCTTATGGTTTAGGGATACTTATCCATTTCAGTTACTCGGCGATAAACTTCTACCCGAGTTTGCCAAGTTGTCACGCCCAGTCAAAATTTGGTCGGCAGCGAGTTCTTCGGGGCAAGAGCCGTATTCAATTATGATGACCTCTTTGGAATATCAAGCTAGACGCCCTGGAGCTTTGCCAATGGGAGTGCAAGTAGTGGGGACTGATATTTCACCTTCAATGCTGGAGCATTGTAAACGCGGTGAATATGATACTTTGGCTTTAGCGCGTGGTTTATCACCGGAACGTAAACGTCAGTTTTTTGAAGCTACATCTGACGGACGTTATAGAGTAAACGATAAAGTGCGTAAAAATGTCAGTTTTAGACCGCTTAATCTCTTAGATAGTTATGCCTTGATGGGCAAGTTTGATATTATTTTTTGCCGAAATGTATTGATTTATTTTAATGCTGATGTGAAGTCGAAAATTCTCAATCAGTTTGCTCAATCGCTAAACCCTAATGGTTATCTAATGCTTGGCGCGTCTGAATCGATCACCGGCTTAACCGACCGTTTTAATATGTTACGCTGCCATCCCGGCATTGTTTATCAATTGAAATAGGTGTTTTATATCGCGGCAGTAAAGGGCAATACTTG encodes:
- a CDS encoding CheR family methyltransferase, whose product is MRTITDDVYKQFCGFLEKQCGIVLGDNKQYLVKSRLSPLMAQYSVASLTELVQKAMSLRERELRAAVVDAMTTNETLWFRDTYPFQLLGDKLLPEFAKLSRPVKIWSAASSSGQEPYSIMMTSLEYQARRPGALPMGVQVVGTDISPSMLEHCKRGEYDTLALARGLSPERKRQFFEATSDGRYRVNDKVRKNVSFRPLNLLDSYALMGKFDIIFCRNVLIYFNADVKSKILNQFAQSLNPNGYLMLGASESITGLTDRFNMLRCHPGIVYQLK